A genomic region of Kribbella sp. NBC_00382 contains the following coding sequences:
- a CDS encoding MFS transporter, whose translation MSLRRNRPFAFFWVAQLLSNAGTQVSELAIPLIAVLTLSAGPTAMGVLTALEALPSLVLALFLGVIVDRIRRGRLLFWCNIGQGVLIGTVPVAAAFDVLTMAQLYLVTFAVGALALAYGLAHTAYIPALVPDRRQLTAANSSIALTDSVTAVAGPGLGGLLVQLLTAPVAIAVDSASFLVAALLQASGRGPDPEPTAEKTRFLPSVRAGFAAFRGQPGIVAITAGKGSFDFFQWGVIALYILYAVRELGLSPAAIGAIAVLGSLGPLLAGVITTPVSRRYGTAWTSVVAAILLSGNLLIPLAGGPDLLVIATIGLGQFLLGLGVVFLIIVRSTMLQRSVDPELLGRAGSVIRLVEWGAGPLGGLFGGLLGAVLGLRPGLVVLAIGTLSAVPWVATAAARGHLTMPDEQDRTS comes from the coding sequence GTGTCGCTGCGGCGCAACCGGCCGTTCGCGTTCTTCTGGGTCGCGCAACTGTTGTCCAACGCCGGTACGCAGGTCAGCGAACTCGCGATTCCGTTGATCGCGGTGCTGACCCTGTCGGCCGGGCCGACCGCCATGGGTGTCCTGACCGCCCTGGAAGCCCTGCCCAGCTTGGTGCTTGCCTTGTTCCTCGGGGTGATCGTGGACCGGATCCGCCGCGGACGCTTGCTGTTCTGGTGCAACATCGGCCAGGGCGTGCTGATCGGCACCGTGCCCGTAGCCGCCGCCTTCGACGTGCTCACGATGGCGCAGCTCTACCTGGTGACCTTCGCGGTCGGCGCCCTCGCATTGGCCTACGGTCTCGCCCACACCGCCTACATCCCAGCACTGGTCCCCGACCGCCGCCAGCTGACCGCCGCGAACAGCAGCATCGCACTGACCGACTCGGTCACCGCAGTAGCCGGCCCAGGCCTCGGCGGCCTGCTGGTGCAGCTGCTGACAGCTCCCGTCGCGATCGCCGTCGACAGTGCGTCCTTCCTCGTCGCCGCACTCCTCCAAGCCAGCGGACGAGGTCCCGACCCCGAGCCAACGGCCGAGAAGACGCGGTTCCTGCCATCTGTGCGCGCGGGCTTCGCGGCGTTCCGCGGCCAACCAGGGATCGTCGCCATCACGGCAGGCAAGGGAAGTTTCGACTTCTTCCAGTGGGGTGTGATCGCCCTCTACATCCTGTACGCCGTACGCGAGCTGGGACTGTCTCCCGCGGCGATCGGCGCCATCGCAGTACTGGGATCGCTCGGCCCGCTGCTCGCAGGCGTGATCACGACGCCGGTGAGCCGACGGTACGGAACGGCCTGGACCTCGGTCGTAGCGGCGATCCTGCTCAGTGGAAACCTGCTGATCCCGCTGGCTGGCGGCCCGGACCTGCTGGTGATCGCGACCATCGGTCTCGGGCAGTTCCTGCTCGGCCTCGGGGTGGTCTTCCTGATCATCGTCAGATCGACCATGTTGCAACGATCAGTCGATCCCGAACTGCTCGGCCGGGCCGGCTCCGTGATTCGCCTGGTCGAGTGGGGTGCCGGTCCGCTGGGCGGGCTGTTCGGAGGCCTGCTCGGCGCCGTACTCGGGCTGCGGCCGGGGTTGGTTGTGCTGGCAATCGGTACCTTGTCCGCCGTCCCCTGGGTGGCGACCGCCGCTGCCCGCGGGCACCTCACGATGCCCGACGAGCAGGATCGGACGAGCTAG
- a CDS encoding M1 family metallopeptidase, with amino-acid sequence MRRIVVLLLSCLLLSATVAVSPAVAVGKEERGPGSLRYDVTLTSDATGRSWTGRESAGFTNTTGKPLGEVYLRLWGNAWDGCKQPVKVSNLSGGVAGPLTVNCTVLKVELANVVAVGKHAVISFDLTMTAPERLEQFGRSGAYSFFGNALPVLAVHDVGGWHLEPDVGIGESYYTLAADFAVRLQHPATIQVPATGITSAGTVSIAKQVRDFAFAAGPFRQSTATSPGGVKVRTWSTNTVTAAAVADAQTTGLAAIDEFGRRFGAYPYGEIDLVLNDRWTSFSGMEYPGFVLLIAPGGPVVHELAHQWWYGIIGNNEYADPWLDEAFAVYATDLHDGDPADGCWPGTLTASITNNMGYWKSHGLNWGVYVYTYGACLLHDLDRVLGTEAMATMLRTYAKTHWYGVSTVLDFKSAVQAATTVDLTSFWKAHTIGA; translated from the coding sequence GTGCGCCGGATCGTTGTCCTCCTGCTCAGCTGTCTCTTGCTCTCGGCAACCGTTGCCGTCAGCCCTGCCGTTGCGGTAGGCAAGGAAGAGCGCGGGCCGGGATCGCTGCGGTACGACGTCACGCTGACCAGCGACGCGACCGGGCGGAGCTGGACAGGGCGCGAGAGTGCCGGTTTCACGAATACGACAGGCAAGCCGCTGGGTGAGGTCTATCTGCGGTTGTGGGGCAATGCATGGGACGGCTGCAAGCAGCCGGTGAAGGTGAGCAATCTCAGCGGTGGCGTGGCGGGGCCGTTGACGGTCAACTGCACCGTCCTCAAGGTCGAGCTGGCCAACGTGGTTGCTGTTGGCAAGCATGCGGTGATCTCTTTCGATCTGACGATGACGGCGCCGGAGCGGCTGGAGCAGTTCGGGCGCTCGGGTGCGTACAGCTTCTTCGGCAATGCGCTGCCGGTGCTGGCTGTGCATGACGTCGGTGGTTGGCATCTCGAGCCGGATGTCGGGATCGGTGAGAGCTACTACACGCTGGCCGCCGACTTCGCAGTAAGACTTCAGCATCCGGCCACGATCCAGGTGCCCGCCACTGGAATCACGTCCGCAGGGACAGTGAGTATCGCCAAGCAGGTCAGGGATTTCGCCTTCGCTGCTGGTCCGTTCCGGCAGTCGACGGCTACGTCGCCGGGTGGTGTCAAGGTCCGCACTTGGTCGACGAACACGGTGACTGCTGCCGCTGTAGCCGATGCGCAGACCACTGGGCTAGCGGCGATCGATGAGTTCGGCCGCCGCTTCGGCGCCTATCCCTACGGCGAGATCGACCTCGTCCTGAACGACAGATGGACCTCGTTCAGCGGCATGGAGTACCCGGGCTTCGTACTCCTCATCGCTCCGGGGGGCCCGGTCGTTCACGAACTCGCGCACCAATGGTGGTACGGCATCATCGGCAACAACGAGTACGCCGACCCGTGGCTCGACGAAGCCTTCGCCGTCTACGCCACCGACCTCCACGACGGCGATCCCGCCGACGGCTGCTGGCCCGGCACCCTGACGGCATCGATCACCAACAACATGGGTTACTGGAAGTCCCACGGTCTCAACTGGGGCGTCTACGTCTACACCTACGGCGCCTGCCTACTCCACGACCTGGACCGCGTCCTCGGTACTGAGGCGATGGCCACCATGCTCCGCACCTACGCTAAAACCCATTGGTACGGCGTCTCCACAGTTCTAGACTTCAAGTCCGCCGTCCAGGCCGCGACAACCGTCGATCTGACCTCCTTCTGGAAGGCTCATACGATCGGAGCCTGA
- a CDS encoding CAP domain-containing protein, which translates to MTDSPTPGRHRSRKKARRRRGLIGPIVSALSVLLAIGPVIWVMSAHNGSAVADDDATKVLNVSEDNSGPAAVEGESAGAGKPKVTVTKTLPNGKTVISTGTPALGSAESTMSTSTSATPGAPTTVLTTVLTTGPTGGVETVTVTPTGPAVTKDAQGKPSQKPKPTRPTKTATQPTKTPTKTVTTTEPTPDNPPPPPGGGGTSSIERDVLDLTNQARRSQGCRPLQLSDSLVEAAGSHASDMVRRHYMDHTNPDGQDPGDRMAKAGYHGSGWGENIAAGYSSAQKVFNAWMNSDGHRANILNCKFTLIGIGYDPGQVKSDWGPGSWVQDFGRN; encoded by the coding sequence ATGACGGACTCGCCTACCCCTGGGCGGCACCGCAGCAGAAAAAAGGCACGGCGACGCAGAGGCCTGATCGGCCCGATCGTCAGTGCCCTGTCCGTGCTCCTCGCCATCGGCCCCGTGATCTGGGTGATGTCGGCGCACAATGGCTCAGCTGTTGCCGACGACGATGCCACCAAGGTCCTCAACGTCTCCGAGGACAACTCAGGCCCCGCGGCTGTCGAGGGTGAGAGCGCCGGAGCCGGCAAGCCGAAGGTCACCGTGACCAAGACGCTGCCGAACGGCAAGACAGTGATCTCGACCGGTACGCCGGCCCTCGGGTCGGCCGAGTCGACCATGAGCACCAGTACTTCGGCAACGCCCGGTGCCCCGACCACCGTCCTCACCACCGTCCTCACCACCGGCCCGACCGGTGGCGTGGAGACGGTCACCGTCACGCCGACCGGCCCGGCCGTCACCAAGGACGCTCAAGGCAAGCCGTCGCAGAAGCCGAAGCCGACGCGGCCGACCAAGACGGCGACCCAGCCGACGAAGACGCCGACCAAGACGGTCACCACCACCGAGCCGACTCCGGACAACCCGCCGCCCCCGCCGGGTGGCGGCGGCACCAGCTCGATCGAGCGCGACGTGCTCGACCTCACCAACCAGGCTCGACGCAGCCAGGGATGCCGTCCGTTGCAGCTGAGCGACTCTCTGGTCGAGGCAGCTGGTTCGCACGCGTCCGACATGGTCCGCCGGCACTACATGGACCACACCAACCCCGACGGCCAGGACCCGGGCGACCGGATGGCCAAGGCGGGGTACCACGGCTCGGGCTGGGGCGAGAACATCGCGGCCGGCTACAGCAGTGCGCAGAAGGTCTTCAACGCCTGGATGAACAGCGACGGTCACCGGGCCAACATCCTGAACTGCAAGTTCACCTTGATCGGCATCGGGTACGACCCGGGCCAGGTCAAGTCCGACTGGGGACCGGGCAGCTGGGTGCAGGACTTCGGTCGTAACTGA
- a CDS encoding lamin tail domain-containing protein gives MFVRRFSLPIAAAVITAVVGLAVPLPAMAASSVVLTGIQYDPAGKDTRTNAHLNLEYFSIRNVSTRAINLSGYRVKDVANHTYVFPRGYVLKGRTTAVVHTGKNRNTAVQLYWNQGNYIWNNTGDTARFQTPAGKTFDTCTYKAVTGRARVAC, from the coding sequence GTGTTCGTACGTCGCTTCAGCCTGCCCATCGCCGCCGCCGTCATCACCGCCGTGGTCGGCCTCGCCGTACCGCTGCCCGCGATGGCGGCGAGTTCGGTGGTCCTGACCGGGATCCAGTACGACCCGGCCGGTAAGGACACCCGGACCAACGCTCATCTCAACCTGGAGTACTTCAGCATCCGCAACGTCAGCACGCGGGCGATCAACCTGAGCGGGTACCGGGTGAAGGACGTCGCCAACCACACCTACGTCTTCCCGCGCGGCTATGTCCTCAAGGGCCGGACGACGGCCGTCGTCCACACCGGCAAGAACCGCAACACCGCGGTCCAGCTGTACTGGAACCAGGGCAACTACATCTGGAACAACACCGGCGATACCGCCCGATTCCAGACCCCGGCCGGCAAGACCTTCGACACCTGCACCTACAAGGCGGTCACAGGCCGCGCCCGCGTCGCCTGCTAG